One Phocoena phocoena chromosome 5, mPhoPho1.1, whole genome shotgun sequence genomic window, CTCATCTCTTGCCTGTGGCAGGTATGGAGGACCCAATGGAGTATTGCGAGTCTATAATCAATGGCAGAGTCTAGGCAGGAGTCCGGGGTTCTGAAAATCTGCATGATTCTCCTCCCAGCTTGTCACCGTGTATCTGTCCCTCCTCATCTGCCACCGATGTgccttggacttttgtttttattctcaccTGTTTAAACCGATATAGGTAATTGAGACCTGAGTGCAGTAGACTTAAGATTTTTATACTTGTACATCCTTCCAGTATGCACGTGGGAAAACTGTGAATAGTGCGACCTGATGCTGACTCCATGAGGATATGGATCACATCACTGGCAAAATAGAATCAGGATATTGAATCCATTTCCGTGAAATTATACTATCTTTCTATTAATAAGAGGAAAATAAGACATCTGATCTTTCAGGAGGCCATCAGACACTCTAGCTAACAGTTTATTCCCCATTGAAATAGATAAGGGAGAGATCACACCTTTTTTTGAAGGTACATGAGAAAGTAACTAGGTGTGAAGGTGCCAGGAttgaaatgcatattttttaaatatttggaaacttttTAAATTCTAAGCACAGCTCTGCTCCAATGAATGGTGAATACTGTCAATAGTTGCCTACTTTTTTTCTACCTGGAAAGAAATCACattaagaattttttctttgaatttaaggGCAAATGTTTGACATCATTTTTACAGTCCTTTGGTGATGCGGGTAAGATGTCTGTGTTGCCTTCATGCATTTGGAGAAAGCATAGTGAGCACAGCTCCTGGAGTTGACTCTGTTTTATACTCTGGATCTCCTGCATAACTtgttgactttgggcaagttacttaacctctctgcgtCTGATcatttatccataaaatggagattGACAGTGGTCTCATTGCATTGTTATGAGGAGTACATGAGATGGTTTAtgtaaagcacctagaacagtgcctagacGTAGCAAGTCTTATTAAATGTGGGTTAGGTCGTGTGAGAAATCTGAGCTAATGACAAATTTGAGGAGACAGAAAAGATAGGTGGACAAggttaaaaattcaaattgatGAATGATTGTGGAATTATAAAGATATGTTGCTCTAATAGAATATTctggtaaaaattaaaatgtataccgATCTTATAATCTGATATATCTGCATTTGGCCATTAGGAAAACTACAGAAAAAGCCTTTACACAATGAGTAATTTTTTCAAAGGCAGTTGCTAAAGGAGCTCAAATGATTGTTTTCCAGTGAAAAATATTattgtatttgaaaaattatgaagCAAATGACTACTCTTTATTGATACATAAGCACATGCAATATACAATTGGAATATTATAATGAAGGGTACAAATAGCCTTCGTCAAAAAGGAGATAAATAATTGTTCTGTCACCTTCCCTCAAATATTGTCAAATATATTTTAGCGTGATCATTGCATAAACTCAGAAAAGACAAAGAGgacaagagaattaaaaatatatgatgcTTTATTGTCAAAAATAGACaaactttaatttcctttaacaGGAATATTAACTTAAGAGTCTCTATAAGTCACCACTATTTTGTGAGTGTAAAAGACAAGAGAGTCAAAGACAACTGTTAGTAGAAAAAGGACAACAGTTTTACATCCATGCCAGAGACTCCTCGCCCACAGAATTACAGTGACCTTCAGAGCCCTGGACAATAATAGACATGCAAAACAAGCTCGACTTATCCTGGCCCAGTCCTGTAAGATTGGCTTTGTGGTATCTTTCCAAGCATTTGAAGAGTTCAATTTGTTAGAACAGTTACTGATTTGAATAGTGAAATTTTAGGGGATTTATGGGAATAGGATCACACCTGCTTTTGAATTACACCAGGATGAAGCCATGGTCTCTACAACTCTGGCCTCGGGTATGTAAAGTGGTGCTAAGGAGACCTGAATAAGCTCCTTATCCAGGACCTACAGCAAGGATGTGAAGGTCTTCCTGGATGAACATTATAATGTGTTGGCTATGTTCtcttattaacataaaaaaagataaagatctAGCTAGTtggaacaagagaaaaataaggccTTTATTGTTCCCTAGGGACAGGTATCCAAGGATGAAGAAAGCTGGGTGTGTGCACTGGTTATCTAGATCATGACTTTCATTCTCTAGTCTGTACTATAAACCAGATACCCATGGTCAAAGGAGACTTTGTAAATAGACCCATCTTAATAATTAAATGTGGTAGTGTGCAGCTATCTCCTTTGAAGATTCAGGTTAAGGTGAGTTCCTTTAGTTTTCAGGAGAGGCCAAGGATGAGATGACACTGACATGATGAGATGGTCCATCTGAGATCAAGTGTAAAAGCAAAAAGAAGCTAGATTATCAAGTGAATGAGAAAGGAACTGGAACTCACTTCCCATCCTTATACACATTCACCATTCACTCAATGGAAAAGTAATCAACTTCATgcaaaaaaatcagcattttccatttttctagtttaAAGGTAAAATTCAATACTTAAGAACTAGAAAAACTGAGCTTATATTGTaccataaagttatttaaaacaatACTGTGGTTACTGAAATGGTAGCTCAAGCTTTTGCCACCTCTTTGAAACAGAAGAGCGGAGAGgatgcagagagacagagaagtacATAACTCTGTTCTTACTGTGACATTCCTTATTCACATTTGCGTGGGGTTAAGTTTTAATTAAGCTCACCTACTTAATTCTATCCTCCTGTATAAGAACATGTGAGTAGGGGCAGGAAATGGGTGGTATGAGCTTTTGCAAGTTTTGATGGGCTAAGCATCATTCAGTTAAGATTCTGTGATTGAAAGGATCACTCtgaaaacttacagaaaaaaagCCATATGAAAATCAGACTAGGCAAAGTGGGTTCATACAGTCTAGTAGCAAGACTACCTGGAAAACTTGTGGAGTCAAATAAAAAACTAAAGtggattgcttcttttttttccttattccattccattccattttgtAAAAGCTGTGATAAATGTAGGTAATGTACTCTCTTGTGGGTCATTTTTCAAAAGTCCCCAGATAAGCCCTTGAGTTGGGGTGGCCATGAATATGAAATAGAAAGAAGATGAACTCAGTTTGGGGTTTCCTACCAAGAGCAGGCACGGCAAACTACAATGACTTCAATGGAGCGCTGCGAAGTTTTATTACCCAGTCATAAAAAGGACCCTTTCCAGTGCTTCCCTTTCAGCACTCTTCAATGACTGTTGTACCAATCAAGGAGTAAAGCTTTTTCTTAACAAGTCGGAATCCTGAGCTCAGGATCAGAGTTCGCCTGAGGCCAGAAGAGAAGCGACCTCGACTAAAGAAAAAATCCCTGAAGCTCGTCCATGAGCAGTTCTCCTGCTTAAACACCAGGGTAAGCTCAAAGGTGGGCACCACGCTAGAATCACACACAATCCTATCCAGctttttacatacattttcaaTTTCCAAGTTGACGTGCATAACGCAGCCCCGCAGGCCGCAGGGCTCGGTGGAGGAAAGCCGCAGGACGTCTTGAGCAATCCTCTGGGTCAGTTTCTCAGGAACAAGGACTTTCGAGCAACCGAGTTTGGTGTGCTTTGATTTGGACAGACAGTTCTCCAGCATTTTAACCAAGCTCTGGCAAGTCGTCTCCTCAAATATCACCTCGTTGAGGTTGGGTTCAGGAACAACGTAATCCCAGTAGTCAAAATCTGTGGAAAATGGaagtttaagattaaaaaaaaaaaaaaatccaggagcagaaaaaaaacacactgaGATATAGCAacattgtttatttcttctatctGTTACAGCTACTTGTTCTAATATTTGTTTGGAAGTCAGCTGATCTCACTCTGCTGTTAACTCGCTGGGTAATAAAGCAAATCATTTAACCTGAGACTGAAAGTTCACCTATGAAATAAAGGTTTTGGTAAATAAGGTGGGTAGgctataatcattttttaaaaaatttatatgtgtacacacacacacaatctgacTACGCATCACAAATCTATTTATGGTTATCTTAGAATActagtgattttcttttctttcttgctcccTGATTTGCTTATGGgggttttctaattttcttttacagAGACTATGCATTAGTTctggaataaaaatgttaatattttttcttgactaAGGATTATTACCTTCTAACACTAAgaatacattcatttattattgtaaaaaacagattttttggTATTGTCCTTTAGTGATGAACTTAAAATGAACTTCGATGAGTTATATTAAACATCaattaaatttgtgttttctttgtaagTCTTTACTGGAATGACCTGTAGATCCCAATTTTAGCTTCAACCTCTTCGATTAAAAATTGCTCAAAGAGAAGACCTCTGAGGTTCACATGGATATTTATAACTGGCTGGGTAGTTTTTTGtagccaaacaaaacaaagtactCCTAGGGAAACAAAATTAGATTTGCTCAAAGGAAAGGAGATAGCTCTGCATTTGGTCACCTACGTTCCAAATTAATCCTACCACTTGGCAGGATGCCTCACCACACACAGTCAACTAAGCAGGCACAGGCAGATGCCCTGCGGGCTCCCCACCCTAAGCATACTGCACTTCACTGGCTACTGCATTTTCCTCTCTCCACATCACGTATAAACTTAgatcattgcttttttttaaactaattgaAACAAACGCACTCCAAATTATAAGGCTCCATATTTTATCTGCGTTGAAAATAGAGAATTTTAGAGCTTTGGCCTATAAAATTAGATCATCAACCACTCTGCCTTCTAAATGAGGAAGGCCCAAAGATCTTAAGCAATTGGTCTATGCCCACAGCTCCTGAGTGGCAGAGCACTGTGTTACTTTAGAAACTCCTGTTTAAAATTGCAAATGACAATATGTCCAGCATCACTGCcgttttaaagtttccttttggccttaaaaaatgaaataatatccacaaatagaatactactcagaaacaaaaaggaacacATACTGATAGAAGCAACAGCATGGATCTCAAAATCATTAGGCTGTGGGAAAGGAACCAGATACAGAAGAGTACATATTTCATGCTCCATCTGCATGCAACCCTAGAGGTGAAAGTAATCTATAGGgacaaaaagcagatcagtgTTTCCCTGGGGACGGGAGAGGTAGAGTGGGGAATTGATGGCAAAGGGGTACATGGGACTTTGGGGGCAGAAGGTGATGGTAGTGGTTACACAGGtgaatacatttgttaaaacacacataactgtacacttaaaattcaCCATAACTTCACAACCATGTAGGGTAGGGACCTGTACAGTTTTTAACCCCAAAGAGTCTATTAGCCGCAGACTAGATGGATGCAGCCCTTGGGATTTtatcttttgcttcttttgtttctcACCATCATGGACAGAAGATGCTAAAAGTTTGGAAAGGAGTCTCAGATGGATTTTGTGGCACCTCCAACATTCAAGGTGGGGGTCGACACTGCACGCCCGCCAATCCCATCTATCCAGGGCCTGCGACCTTTGGAGGGAAGAGAGGTAGGCGGTTGAGAAACTCACCATTTAGTAGGTTCCCCGGGTGGAAGCCACGGTCCAGCAACTCCGAAATGCTAGCCGGGTTCTTACTGCTCAAACTGCCCGTTGCAACCATGGTCAACGGCTCTGTTTCCCTCGCGGGGCGGAACGGCCTTTCCGGGGCGctagaaaaaggaggcaagaaggacAGATTTGCAAAAGCAAGCAAGACGTGCAAGCAAGGCGTCCTAAAATGCCCAGAGTCCTCGGAGCGAACAAGCCGAAGCATTCCTTTTCCAAAGGGGAGGAACCGGCCTCTGCAACTCAGGTTCACAAAACTTTGGGAGCGGAGACGCCTACAGTCACAACCTGAAACTAATTCAAAGTTAGC contains:
- the DDIT4L gene encoding DNA damage-inducible transcript 4-like protein translates to MVATGSLSSKNPASISELLDRGFHPGNLLNDFDYWDYVVPEPNLNEVIFEETTCQSLVKMLENCLSKSKHTKLGCSKVLVPEKLTQRIAQDVLRLSSTEPCGLRGCVMHVNLEIENVCKKLDRIVCDSSVVPTFELTLVFKQENCSWTSFRDFFFSRGRFSSGLRRTLILSSGFRLVKKKLYSLIGTTVIEEC